From one Effusibacillus pohliae DSM 22757 genomic stretch:
- a CDS encoding aminotransferase class III-fold pyridoxal phosphate-dependent enzyme has product MPKRYPVFFFLRLRELTRQLGMVLIFDEVKTGFRVALGGAQAFYGVQPDLTALGKAVGGGFSIDIVGGKRDILEMCSPFHSNRKEDVVFHSGTCNGNPISLVAGADPQRPDGNAIVIGECFDPVSQFGRSRDNTVKFSELGQVANGRQTAGIWVRSAVVGFRALSYTCRQGE; this is encoded by the coding sequence ATGCCGAAACGGTACCCTGTTTTTTTTTTTTTGCGGTTGCGGGAGCTGACCCGGCAACTGGGGATGGTTTTGATTTTTGACGAAGTGAAAACGGGCTTTCGCGTCGCTCTGGGCGGGGCGCAAGCGTTTTATGGGGTTCAGCCGGATTTGACCGCATTGGGGAAAGCGGTGGGAGGCGGGTTTTCGATCGATATCGTCGGCGGGAAGCGCGACATTCTGGAAATGTGTTCCCCGTTTCACTCCAACCGGAAAGAGGATGTGGTGTTTCACAGCGGAACGTGCAACGGGAACCCGATTTCTCTTGTGGCCGGTGCCGACCCCCAACGTCCTGACGGGAATGCGATAGTGATCGGCGAGTGTTTCGATCCCGTTTCGCAATTCGGTCGTTCTCGCGACAATACTGTCAAATTTTCCGAGCTGGGTCAGGTAGCGAATGGTCGCCAAACGGCTGGCATCTGGGTGAGATCGGCGGTTGTCGGATTCCGGGCTCTGTCGTATACTTGTCGTCAAGGTGAATAG
- a CDS encoding MurR/RpiR family transcriptional regulator, translating to MRGPDRSSVSLGLFLAWIIAVTDYPFSPLAECADKVFYTPTGIASHMDSFVAPLSLLTGLIRAMANRIPEQALDTLEELEEVWSGLGIYLESDRS from the coding sequence TTGAGAGGCCCGGACCGCAGCAGCGTTTCGCTTGGGTTGTTTTTGGCGTGGATCATTGCCGTCACTGATTATCCGTTCTCCCCTCTGGCCGAATGTGCGGATAAAGTGTTCTATACGCCTACGGGAATCGCTTCCCACATGGATTCATTCGTGGCGCCGCTGTCTTTGTTGACGGGGTTGATTCGGGCGATGGCCAACCGGATTCCGGAGCAAGCGCTGGATACCCTCGAGGAATTGGAAGAGGTTTGGAGCGGGCTGGGAATCTATCTTGAATCGGATAGAAGTTGA
- the pepF gene encoding oligoendopeptidase F: MSAAPAARMLPKRNEIPDEMKWKLEDMYATTEQWEQDFQEVRNLIVKIQGFAGKLAESAHNLLDCLKVQDQLAEKMGRLYAYARMRRDEDNTNATYQALTDRAATLSVQASSATAFVTPEILSIPPETLEQFMAEEPELQLYQFALQEILRTKEHVLSPAEEQLLAAVGELAHAPGTIFGMLNNADIKFPTIRDENGEEVELTKGRYIQFLESKDRRVRKDAFEALYATYRQQKNTLAAILNASVKKDVFYAKVRKYESARHAAMDADNIPVEVYDNLIRTVREYLPEMYRYVRLRKKLLGVDELHMYDLFAPIVPDVEFKISYEEAKRIVAKGLEPLGEEYGSILQEGFNSRWIDVHENQGKTSGAYSWGPYGTHPFVLLNWQDNMNNMFTLAHEMGHAIHSYFTNTTQPFTYSDYTIFVAEVASTCNEALVLEHLLRTTSDPRERMYLINHQLEAFRGTVFRQTMFAEFEKMTHEKVEAGEPLTPELLCQMYRELNLDYYGPDMVVDEEIDMEWARIPHFYNAFYVYKYATGFSAATALSQQILREGKPAVDRYIRFLKSGSSDYSINLLKAAGVDMTSPQPIRDALDVFKKLLDEMEQLAEQVR; the protein is encoded by the coding sequence ATGTCAGCCGCACCCGCTGCACGCATGTTGCCAAAGCGAAATGAAATACCGGATGAGATGAAGTGGAAACTGGAGGACATGTATGCCACCACAGAGCAGTGGGAACAGGATTTTCAGGAAGTCAGGAACCTGATCGTCAAGATTCAGGGGTTTGCGGGCAAACTGGCGGAATCGGCACACAATCTGCTCGATTGTCTGAAGGTGCAGGACCAACTGGCGGAAAAAATGGGCAGGCTGTACGCATACGCCCGCATGCGGCGCGATGAGGACAACACGAACGCTACATACCAGGCGCTGACCGATCGGGCCGCCACGCTCAGCGTGCAGGCATCCAGTGCGACGGCGTTTGTCACTCCGGAGATTTTGTCCATTCCGCCGGAAACGCTTGAACAATTTATGGCGGAAGAACCGGAATTGCAGTTGTATCAGTTTGCGTTGCAGGAAATTTTGCGGACGAAGGAACATGTGCTGTCTCCCGCCGAGGAACAACTGCTCGCTGCGGTTGGCGAACTGGCGCATGCGCCGGGGACGATTTTCGGCATGTTAAACAATGCGGACATCAAGTTCCCGACCATTCGCGATGAGAATGGGGAAGAGGTGGAACTTACCAAGGGACGATACATTCAGTTTCTGGAAAGCAAAGACCGGCGGGTGCGAAAAGACGCGTTTGAGGCGCTCTACGCCACTTACCGCCAGCAGAAAAACACGCTGGCCGCGATTCTCAACGCGAGCGTCAAGAAAGACGTATTCTACGCAAAAGTCCGCAAATACGAATCGGCTCGGCATGCGGCGATGGACGCAGACAACATTCCGGTCGAAGTGTATGACAACCTGATTCGGACGGTTCGCGAATACTTGCCCGAGATGTACCGGTATGTCAGACTGCGCAAAAAATTGCTGGGTGTCGACGAACTGCACATGTACGATCTGTTTGCGCCGATCGTGCCGGATGTCGAGTTCAAGATCTCCTATGAGGAAGCGAAGCGGATCGTTGCCAAAGGGTTGGAACCGCTTGGCGAGGAATACGGGAGCATTTTGCAGGAAGGGTTCAATTCCCGCTGGATCGATGTGCACGAGAATCAGGGCAAAACCAGCGGAGCCTATTCCTGGGGGCCTTATGGCACGCATCCGTTTGTCTTGCTAAACTGGCAGGACAATATGAACAACATGTTTACGCTTGCACACGAGATGGGGCATGCGATCCATTCCTATTTCACGAACACCACCCAGCCGTTTACGTATTCGGACTATACGATTTTTGTCGCGGAAGTGGCCTCCACCTGCAACGAGGCGCTGGTGCTTGAGCACCTGCTGCGGACCACGAGCGACCCGCGGGAACGGATGTATTTGATCAATCATCAATTGGAAGCGTTCAGGGGTACCGTATTCCGGCAAACGATGTTTGCCGAATTCGAGAAAATGACGCATGAAAAAGTGGAAGCGGGCGAGCCGCTGACACCGGAACTGCTGTGCCAGATGTATCGCGAACTGAATCTCGACTATTATGGCCCGGACATGGTGGTGGACGAGGAAATCGACATGGAGTGGGCACGGATCCCGCATTTCTATAACGCGTTCTATGTGTACAAGTACGCTACCGGGTTCTCCGCCGCCACCGCCTTGTCCCAGCAGATTTTGCGGGAAGGAAAACCGGCGGTCGACCGTTACATCCGGTTCCTGAAAAGCGGCAGCTCGGATTATTCGATCAACCTGCTGAAGGCGGCGGGCGTCGATATGACTTCCCCGCAGCCGATCCGCGATGCGCTCGATGTGTTCAAGAAACTGCTGGATGAGATGGAGCAACTGGCAGAACAGGTTCGATAG
- a CDS encoding dynamin family protein, translating to MGVQHLGDKLKQLETVFAQAGDRENARKLRQLADKYEQDRFVIAFCGHFSAGKSSMINRLLGSRVLPSSPIPTSANVVTIENGPSRARVWRRDGSYFDVPLADLSKLQEYAADGEVIETIRVQHPAGFLPDRVQLMDTPGIDSTDDAHRVATESALHLADIVLYVMDYNHVLSEVNFRFTKTLKDSGKPVWLVVNQIDKHNELELPFYVYQRSVGESFAAWGIEPDGIFFTTLKDSGHPYNQLGALQDALRSLLGHREPLHRRSIVQSALQLIEDHVQLESAKKEPEKQGYLAVLAEAEAAGIEAGIDALRERVVQLNKQAAQSESVAAELKAEMERELQTLIENAILTPYQTTELAGRYLESRKPGFRVGLLFAGSKTESERQRRLQELHTDFMGKVSANLDWHVKDLLVKIPERYGIRDEQYANSVYGLQLEITQQMLAGWVKEGALASREYMYQYAKDLAAEVKSMYRRAAADCIERAAKLAEADASERARELKNKLEAATRYLRAAEGLEQLKRRQAEYRSALRLLLEEERRAAVTAAASAHPVAVAAVKAGPGPMHPIASEALQTATHQVAEPAAQLAAAVEAGMEQQPGNFKASLVQAAAKLRQAAGETATIPGLQTIAAHMLARAERLERSLFTVALFGAFSAGKSSFANAMMGDLVLPVSPNPTTATINKILPPTVDWPHGSVRVKIKSLSDIAADIKGSLQLLGHQIVLPEPQGDALEDDVEDDGQPFFAEALQRISALDPVGVPPQAKPHVSFLKAVEQGWSGIRDRLGQELRVDMQQFRDFVAREEKACFVEWIELYYDCPLTRNGILLIDTPGADSINARHTKVAFEYIKNADAILFVTYYNHAFSNADREFLIQLGRVKDAFEMDKMFFLVNAADLAADEEELAGVVSHVRNNLIACGISMPRIYPVSSQLALLARLAEKGALPPSADRFYRKLTGTPEGASLPQPAEAVERSGIRSFETDFAAFTIEELTAVAVQAAEADIRRAAAGLREFIDTAQADASVRLEKREALRQALQQVERAVQEVQTESESRSIEQEIDELIYYVKQRVFLCYYDAFNERFSSSVLRDDAKDVKQLLAGCLEELIRFLAFDLGQEMRATAVRVENQVNRAGGRIFDQLAETVQKHMPGCQLQPYRKRSFPVPEFPDTLPGAELNRFAGALSLYKNAKDFFERDQKTKMRGEIEKLLQEPVAAYLAEAERILKTVYLDAFRQVVGELRQDVTKETNEFAAGLLAALSMQMDIEAMQRAEQRLHHLL from the coding sequence ATGGGAGTTCAACATCTGGGAGACAAGCTGAAACAGTTGGAAACCGTTTTCGCGCAAGCGGGCGACCGGGAAAACGCGCGTAAGCTGCGGCAGTTGGCCGACAAATACGAGCAGGACAGGTTTGTCATTGCGTTCTGCGGCCATTTTTCGGCCGGCAAATCGAGCATGATCAACCGGCTGTTGGGGAGTCGGGTGCTTCCGTCCAGCCCGATTCCGACCAGCGCAAATGTCGTGACGATCGAAAACGGCCCATCCCGGGCGCGCGTATGGCGGCGGGACGGGTCTTATTTTGACGTGCCGTTGGCCGATTTGTCGAAACTGCAGGAATACGCGGCGGATGGGGAAGTGATTGAAACGATCCGGGTTCAGCACCCGGCCGGTTTTTTGCCGGATCGTGTGCAACTGATGGATACGCCGGGGATCGATTCGACCGACGATGCACATCGAGTGGCGACCGAAAGCGCGCTGCATCTGGCCGACATCGTATTGTATGTGATGGATTACAACCATGTTCTGTCGGAAGTCAACTTCAGGTTTACGAAAACCCTGAAAGACAGCGGCAAGCCGGTCTGGTTGGTGGTCAATCAGATCGACAAGCATAACGAGTTGGAACTGCCGTTTTACGTGTACCAGCGGAGTGTAGGAGAGTCGTTTGCCGCTTGGGGAATTGAACCGGACGGGATTTTTTTCACCACATTAAAGGACAGCGGGCATCCGTACAACCAATTGGGGGCGCTGCAGGATGCGCTTCGCAGCTTGCTGGGGCATAGGGAGCCCTTGCACCGCCGGAGCATCGTGCAATCCGCCCTGCAGTTGATCGAGGATCATGTGCAATTGGAGTCGGCAAAAAAAGAGCCGGAAAAGCAAGGGTATCTGGCGGTGCTGGCAGAGGCGGAGGCTGCGGGGATCGAGGCCGGGATCGATGCGTTGCGGGAACGCGTGGTGCAGTTGAACAAACAGGCGGCACAATCCGAATCGGTCGCGGCGGAACTGAAAGCCGAGATGGAGCGGGAACTTCAGACATTGATTGAAAATGCCATTCTGACGCCCTACCAGACGACCGAATTGGCCGGCCGCTATCTGGAAAGCCGGAAACCGGGATTCCGCGTCGGGCTGTTGTTTGCCGGCAGCAAAACCGAATCGGAACGGCAGCGGCGGCTGCAGGAGCTGCATACCGATTTTATGGGGAAAGTATCCGCGAATTTGGATTGGCATGTTAAGGATCTGCTGGTGAAGATTCCGGAACGGTACGGGATTCGGGATGAACAGTACGCCAACTCGGTGTACGGACTGCAGCTGGAGATCACGCAGCAGATGCTGGCCGGATGGGTAAAAGAGGGCGCGTTGGCATCCCGCGAATACATGTACCAGTATGCGAAGGACCTGGCGGCAGAAGTGAAGAGCATGTACCGCCGGGCTGCCGCCGATTGTATCGAGCGGGCGGCCAAGCTGGCGGAAGCGGATGCTTCCGAGCGGGCACGGGAACTGAAAAATAAGCTGGAAGCGGCAACCCGATACTTGCGGGCTGCCGAAGGACTGGAGCAACTGAAGCGGCGACAGGCTGAATATCGGAGCGCATTGCGGCTGCTGCTGGAGGAAGAGCGGCGGGCAGCCGTAACCGCAGCGGCATCCGCTCATCCGGTGGCAGTGGCGGCGGTCAAAGCTGGGCCGGGGCCGATGCATCCGATTGCTTCGGAGGCGCTCCAAACCGCCACGCACCAGGTGGCTGAACCGGCAGCACAGCTTGCGGCGGCTGTCGAGGCTGGGATGGAACAGCAACCAGGAAATTTTAAAGCGTCGCTGGTGCAGGCGGCGGCCAAACTGCGGCAAGCGGCTGGCGAGACTGCAACCATTCCGGGGTTGCAAACGATCGCCGCCCACATGTTGGCGCGGGCCGAACGGCTCGAAAGGAGCCTGTTTACGGTTGCCCTGTTTGGAGCGTTTTCAGCGGGCAAGTCGTCGTTTGCCAATGCGATGATGGGCGATCTCGTGCTGCCGGTGTCGCCCAATCCGACGACGGCCACGATCAACAAAATTCTGCCGCCGACCGTCGACTGGCCGCACGGCAGCGTCCGCGTAAAAATCAAGTCTCTGTCTGACATTGCGGCCGATATCAAAGGATCGTTGCAGTTGCTGGGACATCAAATCGTGCTGCCGGAACCGCAGGGGGACGCACTGGAGGATGACGTGGAGGATGACGGCCAACCGTTTTTTGCCGAGGCGCTGCAGCGAATTTCTGCATTGGATCCGGTGGGGGTGCCGCCTCAGGCAAAGCCGCATGTTTCCTTCCTGAAAGCGGTCGAGCAGGGGTGGAGCGGCATCCGGGACCGCTTGGGACAAGAACTTCGTGTCGACATGCAGCAGTTCCGGGATTTTGTCGCCCGGGAAGAAAAAGCTTGCTTTGTCGAATGGATCGAGCTGTACTATGATTGCCCGCTGACAAGGAACGGGATTTTGTTGATCGACACGCCCGGCGCCGATTCGATCAACGCCCGGCATACGAAGGTCGCGTTTGAGTATATCAAAAATGCGGATGCGATTCTGTTTGTTACCTATTACAATCATGCGTTCTCGAACGCCGACCGCGAGTTCCTGATCCAGTTGGGCCGGGTGAAAGACGCGTTTGAGATGGACAAAATGTTCTTTCTGGTCAACGCGGCCGACCTGGCAGCAGACGAGGAGGAACTGGCGGGCGTCGTCTCCCATGTCCGGAACAATCTGATCGCCTGCGGAATCTCCATGCCGCGGATTTACCCGGTCTCAAGCCAACTGGCATTGCTGGCCCGGCTGGCGGAAAAAGGGGCGTTGCCACCGTCTGCCGACCGTTTTTATCGGAAACTGACGGGGACGCCGGAAGGGGCATCGCTGCCGCAACCGGCAGAGGCGGTGGAGCGTTCCGGCATCCGGTCGTTTGAGACGGATTTTGCCGCTTTTACGATCGAGGAATTAACCGCGGTCGCGGTGCAGGCAGCGGAGGCCGATATCCGCCGGGCCGCGGCAGGGCTTAGGGAATTCATCGATACGGCGCAAGCGGATGCATCGGTGCGGCTGGAAAAACGCGAAGCGTTGCGGCAAGCGCTGCAGCAGGTGGAGCGGGCTGTTCAGGAGGTGCAAACCGAATCGGAAAGCCGGTCGATCGAACAGGAAATTGACGAACTGATTTATTATGTCAAGCAAAGGGTGTTCTTGTGTTACTATGACGCATTTAACGAGCGGTTCAGTTCGTCCGTGCTGCGGGACGATGCGAAAGACGTGAAACAACTGCTGGCCGGCTGTTTGGAGGAATTGATTCGCTTTTTGGCGTTCGATTTGGGGCAGGAAATGCGGGCGACTGCCGTCCGTGTCGAAAATCAGGTCAATCGCGCTGGCGGGCGGATTTTTGACCAACTGGCCGAAACGGTGCAGAAACACATGCCCGGGTGTCAACTGCAACCCTACCGGAAGCGCTCGTTCCCGGTACCCGAATTCCCGGACACTCTGCCGGGTGCAGAGTTGAACCGGTTTGCCGGTGCGCTGTCGCTCTACAAAAACGCGAAAGATTTCTTTGAGCGGGACCAAAAAACAAAGATGCGGGGCGAGATCGAGAAACTGCTGCAGGAGCCGGTGGCAGCCTACCTGGCGGAAGCAGAGCGTATCTTGAAGACCGTTTACCTGGATGCGTTCCGGCAAGTGGTCGGGGAGTTGCGGCAGGATGTGACCAAGGAAACGAACGAATTTGCGGCAGGGTTGCTGGCCGCTTTGTCAATGCAAATGGACATCGAAGCGATGCAGCGGGCGGAACAACGTTTGCATCATTTGCTGTAG
- a CDS encoding diguanylate cyclase encodes MLKQVELRIANLLFRILTQTKPVERLLHKVMQLGVPVLQAEGACLFVAEKWTCQLVLHSNSIIGTHRQAPVSSRELAELCNQRDSFWVEQDGNLYIPLYAGGMLQAVLCFLGVSAVLQGKTVAVANRLVKQLADLYESRKILQDKDQYHAALVDISQAITQTSSFDDVITRAMRMASEAAGAACGIMLLSKDEQSLVPVYTYTIKRSDCKPISFPPPHGLDQTSYLAIQRRKVMLVRDALTDPFSDHEFCRQHGIESYMALPLVIFDRPIGVLFVNYRYKRCFTELEIGFFRELGYQISHVIHTLQTRLEMLETKHMQDRLIEMMREMTNRIRLRDVLHDMVLKTYFLLDKKVGVSVWLVDAARDCIRLSAWKGIKLRQRGKKRTEFSLLEVGNTARLQDRYLEVEGRSEMGQFFLRAGVARSLGTPLMAENDLIGILFLHGPSGHEWTDREKVTLSTIGIHAGPIIRNGQYIQLLEKESKLDGLTKVYNRQHFEKTYREYSAKHVAQQKPFSVLMVDIDNFKQINDQYGHTAGDQVMRLVAATLLQVTRGADKVFRYGGEEFCILLPFTGKKQAEQVAERIRASIERSEIDPPVTVSIGVAAFPENSDDPKQVLELADLALYEAKSKGKNRVIGAV; translated from the coding sequence ATGCTGAAACAGGTTGAATTACGCATCGCCAATCTTTTGTTTCGCATCTTGACACAAACGAAACCTGTCGAGCGTCTTCTGCACAAGGTGATGCAACTGGGCGTACCGGTTTTGCAGGCGGAAGGGGCTTGTTTGTTCGTGGCCGAAAAATGGACCTGTCAGCTTGTTCTCCATTCGAATTCCATCATCGGCACCCATCGGCAAGCGCCTGTTTCCAGCCGGGAACTGGCGGAGCTGTGCAATCAGCGCGATTCGTTCTGGGTCGAGCAGGACGGAAACCTGTATATCCCGCTCTATGCCGGTGGGATGCTGCAAGCGGTGCTCTGTTTTCTCGGGGTATCCGCCGTCCTGCAAGGGAAAACGGTGGCGGTCGCCAATCGGTTGGTCAAACAGTTGGCCGATCTGTACGAATCCAGAAAAATCCTGCAGGACAAAGACCAGTATCATGCGGCGCTGGTTGACATTTCACAGGCGATTACACAGACTTCCAGTTTCGATGATGTCATCACGCGGGCGATGCGAATGGCTTCCGAAGCGGCAGGCGCGGCTTGCGGCATCATGCTGCTGAGCAAGGACGAGCAGTCGCTGGTTCCGGTCTATACATACACGATCAAGCGTTCCGACTGCAAGCCGATTTCCTTCCCGCCGCCGCACGGGTTGGACCAAACTTCGTATCTGGCGATTCAACGGCGGAAAGTGATGTTGGTGCGAGACGCGCTGACCGATCCTTTCTCTGATCACGAATTTTGCCGACAACATGGAATTGAAAGCTACATGGCGTTGCCATTGGTGATCTTCGACCGCCCGATCGGCGTGCTGTTTGTCAATTACCGGTACAAGCGTTGTTTTACGGAACTGGAGATCGGCTTTTTCCGGGAGTTGGGGTATCAGATCAGCCATGTCATCCACACGCTGCAGACCCGGCTTGAGATGCTTGAGACGAAGCATATGCAGGACCGGCTGATCGAGATGATGCGGGAGATGACCAACCGCATCCGGTTGCGCGACGTGCTGCATGACATGGTGCTGAAAACCTATTTTCTGCTCGACAAGAAAGTCGGAGTTTCGGTTTGGCTGGTGGATGCAGCGCGGGACTGCATCCGCTTGTCCGCCTGGAAAGGCATCAAACTGCGGCAGCGTGGCAAAAAGCGGACGGAGTTCTCGCTGTTGGAGGTGGGGAACACGGCCCGGCTGCAGGATCGCTATCTGGAAGTGGAAGGACGGTCGGAGATGGGCCAATTTTTCCTGCGGGCAGGTGTCGCGCGGTCGCTCGGGACGCCGCTGATGGCGGAAAATGATCTGATCGGCATCCTGTTTCTGCATGGGCCGTCCGGGCATGAGTGGACCGACCGGGAAAAAGTGACGCTGTCGACGATCGGCATCCACGCCGGGCCGATCATTCGCAACGGCCAGTATATTCAGCTGCTGGAAAAAGAATCGAAGCTGGACGGCCTGACCAAGGTATACAACCGTCAGCATTTTGAAAAAACGTACCGGGAGTACAGCGCGAAACATGTCGCCCAACAGAAACCGTTCTCCGTACTGATGGTCGACATCGACAATTTTAAGCAGATCAACGACCAATACGGCCACACGGCCGGCGATCAGGTGATGCGGCTGGTCGCCGCCACCTTGCTGCAAGTCACCCGCGGGGCGGATAAAGTGTTCCGCTACGGCGGCGAAGAATTCTGTATCCTGTTGCCGTTCACGGGGAAAAAGCAGGCGGAACAGGTGGCGGAACGGATCCGCGCTTCAATCGAACGATCGGAGATCGACCCGCCCGTTACGGTCTCAATCGGGGTCGCCGCCTTCCCGGAGAACTCCGACGATCCGAAGCAGGTGCTGGAGCTGGCCGACCTCGCCTTGTATGAAGCGAAAAGCAAAGGCAAAAACCGGGTGATCGGTGCGGTGTAA
- a CDS encoding DUF5317 domain-containing protein translates to MLIDGFVIGIIVAVFRGGKLRDLFEAKLKRIWLIVFAFCVQYAIIVLNQSFLLPAVIISYGALLAFACFNQRQPGFHFILAGIAMNLLVMAANDGRMPVDVGIVRQYAPDGVSALLAGQSGKHIAMSEQTHLNLLGDIFYLHAPYPREGLVSLGDIVFSIGVFLWIQKVMVRRRSPKQGSVDHGVSQNNFG, encoded by the coding sequence ATGTTAATAGATGGTTTTGTTATCGGAATCATCGTGGCGGTATTCAGGGGCGGGAAATTGCGTGACCTGTTCGAGGCAAAACTGAAGCGGATCTGGCTGATCGTTTTTGCATTCTGCGTTCAATATGCTATTATAGTACTGAACCAATCATTTCTTCTGCCAGCCGTGATCATCAGCTACGGGGCGCTGCTGGCGTTCGCTTGTTTCAACCAGCGGCAGCCTGGCTTCCACTTCATCCTGGCGGGTATTGCCATGAATTTGCTGGTGATGGCGGCAAACGACGGCCGTATGCCGGTCGATGTGGGAATTGTCAGGCAGTATGCGCCGGACGGTGTTTCCGCTTTGCTGGCGGGCCAGTCCGGGAAGCATATCGCCATGTCGGAGCAGACGCATCTGAATTTGCTGGGGGACATTTTCTATCTGCATGCTCCGTATCCGCGCGAGGGGTTGGTCAGTTTGGGGGATATTGTGTTCAGCATCGGGGTATTTCTTTGGATCCAAAAGGTAATGGTCAGGAGGAGATCTCCCAAGCAAGGGAGTGTCGACCATGGTGTTTCACAGAACAATTTTGGATAA
- a CDS encoding globin domain-containing protein — translation MNYDANVSPYELIGGEPTIRKLVKAFYARVRKHPDLAPIFPGNWEETERKQYLFLTQFLGGPPLYSQEFGHPMLRARHLPFPVTPKRAQAWLSCMQQALDDIRLTGEIREHIWQRLVQTAHHMINTDEPKGTP, via the coding sequence ATGAATTACGATGCAAACGTCAGTCCGTACGAGTTGATCGGCGGCGAACCCACGATTCGCAAATTGGTCAAAGCGTTCTACGCCCGCGTCAGGAAACATCCGGACCTGGCCCCGATTTTTCCGGGGAATTGGGAAGAAACCGAGCGCAAGCAATATCTGTTTCTGACGCAGTTCCTGGGAGGTCCTCCCTTGTATTCGCAGGAGTTTGGGCATCCGATGCTGCGGGCCCGCCACCTGCCGTTCCCGGTTACGCCAAAACGGGCGCAGGCATGGCTGTCCTGCATGCAGCAAGCGCTGGACGACATCCGATTGACGGGCGAGATTCGGGAGCATATCTGGCAGCGACTGGTACAAACCGCGCATCATATGATCAATACCGATGAACCAAAAGGTACCCCCTAA